The stretch of DNA AGGCCCGCCGCTCCCGTCTCACCGGCCGCGCGGCGCTGCTCGTGCTGGTGCTCTGCTCGATGGTGGTCGCCCTGGCGTACCCGATGCGGCAGTACGTCACCCAGCGCGCCGACATCGCCGACCTGCAACGGCAGAAGCAGCAGGCCCAGCAGCGGGTGGAACAACTGCGCGACCTCAAGGCACGCTGGCAGGACGACGCCTACGCCGAGCAGCAGATCCGGCGGCGGCTGCACTACGTGAAGCCCGGGGAGACCGGCTACGTCGTGGTCGACCCGGGCCCGGCCGAGCGGTCCCGTGCCGAGCGGGGGACGGCCCGCCGCCCCTGGTACGCCAACGTCTGGGACGGGGTCGACAAGTCCGACGCCTCCGACCAGTGAACTGACAGAGAGACATACGCAAGGCATGGAAACCCCACCGCCGCCCACCGAGCGCACCGAACCCACCGAGGCGGACGTCGAGGCCTTCAAGCAACAGCTCGGGCGGCCGCCGCGCGGGCTGCGCGCGATCGCGCACCGCTGCCCCTGCGGTCAGCCCGACGTCGTGGAGACGGCCCCGCGGCTGCCCGACGGCACGCCCTTCCCCACGCTGTACTACCTGACGTGCCCGCGCGCGGCCTCGGCCATCGGCACGCTGGAGGCCGACGGCGTGATGAAGGAGATGACGGAGCGGCTGGCCACCGACCCGGAGCTGGCGGCCGCGTACCGGGCCGCGCACGAGGACTACGTCCGGCGCCGGGACGAGATCGAGGCGCTGACGGGCTTCCCCAGCGCGGGCGGCATGCCGGACCGGGTGAAGTGCCTGCACGTCCTGGTCGCCCACTCGCTGGCCGCCGGGCCGGGCGTGAACCCGCTCGGTGACGAGGCGATCGCGATGCTGCCCGAATGGTGGCGCAAGGGCCCGTGCGTGACGCCCGCGGCGCCGTCGTCTGGCGAGGGGCGGCAGGCCGGGGCCTCCGAGGACGGCGGATTCGCCGCCGGGCCCGTCGGGACCGAGGAGGACCGCGCATGACCCGGGTCGCCGCCGTCGACTGCGGTACGAACTCCATCCGTCTGCTGGTCGCGGACGCCGACCCGGCGACGGGTGAACTTCTCGAGCTGGACCGGCGCATGACCATCGTGCGGCTCGGCCAGGGCGTGGACCGCACCGGCCGGCTCGCCCCCGAGGCGCTGGAGCGGACCTTCGCGGCCTGCCGGGAGTACGCCGAGGCCATCAAGGAGCACGGCGCCGAGCGGCTGCGTTTCGTGGCCACCTCCGCCTCCCGGGACGCCGAGAACCGGGACGAGTTCGTGCGCGGGGTGATGGACATCCTCGGCGTCGAGCCCGAGGTGATCTCCGGTGACCAGGAGGCGGAGTTCTCCTTCACCGGTGCGACGAAGGAGCTGACGGGCCGTGCGGACCTCGCCCGGCCCTTCCTGGTGGTGGACATCGGCGGCGGTTCGACCGAGTTCGTCGTGGGCGACGACCACGTCCGCGCGGCGCGCTCGGTGGACGTGGGCTGCGTCCGCATGACGGAACGTCATCTGGTGCGGGACGGGGTGGTCACGGACCCGCCGACCGAGGAGCAGATCGCCGCCATACGGGCCGACATCGAGGCCGCGCTCGACCTCGCCGAGGAAACGGTCCCGCTACGCGAGGCGCACACCCTGGTGGGCCTGGCCGGCTCGGTGACGACGGTGTCGGCGATCGCGCAGGGGCTGCCCGCATACGAGTCGGCGGCCATCCACCACTCCCGCGTCTCCCGCGAGCGCGTCCGCGAGATCAGCGACCGCCTGCTGCACTCCACGCACGCCGAGCGCGCGGCGATCCCCTCCATGCACCCGGGCCGTGTCGACGTCATCGGCGCGGGCGCCCTGGTCCTGCTGGCGATCATGGAGCGCATCGGCGCGCGGGAGGTCGTCGCCAGCGAACACGACATCCTCGACGGAATCGCGTGGTCCGTGGCGTAGGCTCGCCCACCCTGGTTCTACTGGCCGGTAGCATCCGGTTGAGCAGTCCGGATACCGTGTGAGCGCACCCGGGGGGCCGCCGGGCACCCCTCGGTGACGCTCCGCCAGGAAAACTTCGTGAAGTTCTTCACAAGGAATTCGGCCCTGTCAAGGGCCGAAAGGGCCTCCGGCGGCCTTTTCGGGGTCTCAGCAGGCAGAAAACCGTGCTCGGGTGAGCGTCGGGAAGCGGTTCCGGAAGGGCCGCGGGGCCCCTTCGCGGGGGATCTTTTTCGGTCAGAGGAGCAGCTCACACGGCCTTGACAACGGTCCGAACCGGACGGCGGCCGCCTGTCGCCGCCAGGGCCTGGCGAGCAGGGGGCGCGGAGTTTAGCACAGGGCCTGCCCAACCTTGTGA from Streptomyces sp. 6-11-2 encodes:
- a CDS encoding septum formation initiator family protein, translating into MAVKDRDRFSTTTRIRLLGEQTAARVYRSQTRRQARRSRLTGRAALLVLVLCSMVVALAYPMRQYVTQRADIADLQRQKQQAQQRVEQLRDLKARWQDDAYAEQQIRRRLHYVKPGETGYVVVDPGPAERSRAERGTARRPWYANVWDGVDKSDASDQ
- a CDS encoding DUF501 domain-containing protein gives rise to the protein METPPPPTERTEPTEADVEAFKQQLGRPPRGLRAIAHRCPCGQPDVVETAPRLPDGTPFPTLYYLTCPRAASAIGTLEADGVMKEMTERLATDPELAAAYRAAHEDYVRRRDEIEALTGFPSAGGMPDRVKCLHVLVAHSLAAGPGVNPLGDEAIAMLPEWWRKGPCVTPAAPSSGEGRQAGASEDGGFAAGPVGTEEDRA
- a CDS encoding Ppx/GppA phosphatase family protein, encoding MTRVAAVDCGTNSIRLLVADADPATGELLELDRRMTIVRLGQGVDRTGRLAPEALERTFAACREYAEAIKEHGAERLRFVATSASRDAENRDEFVRGVMDILGVEPEVISGDQEAEFSFTGATKELTGRADLARPFLVVDIGGGSTEFVVGDDHVRAARSVDVGCVRMTERHLVRDGVVTDPPTEEQIAAIRADIEAALDLAEETVPLREAHTLVGLAGSVTTVSAIAQGLPAYESAAIHHSRVSRERVREISDRLLHSTHAERAAIPSMHPGRVDVIGAGALVLLAIMERIGAREVVASEHDILDGIAWSVA